The Salvia hispanica cultivar TCC Black 2014 unplaced genomic scaffold, UniMelb_Shisp_WGS_1.0 HiC_scaffold_736, whole genome shotgun sequence genome includes the window CAAGGATTTAGTTCGATATTCTCTATTAgattaattttagtaaaaactAAATTAGTACCTTTCTATTGTGTTGTTTCCGAAAGGTTATCTCCGCAAGTAAGATCGGAGTGAGAATCTCAAGTAAGGAAACCAAACAATCAAGGTGAGCTttcttatactaaaaatataaattatattttatgaaaactcGAACACATGTTCGTGATTTGATATTGTCTTGTCATAAATGTTTTGTGTATGATGCCTATCTGTTGGCTAAGGCCAAGTGAATTATGAATGATGATATATAagtcgaattcgggtcccggtgagggtggtgtccccgctcggactagtgtacacgggaTACCTCTAGCCGTGAACGGACGACAGAGAAGGTGACCGTGGAAGGTGTCCACCTTCCCGGCACAAGGATATCTCTTACCTGTTGGGCAGGTAAGGTGACCGTTTGAGAACACCATCTCAGCGGCACAAGATGATCAGATATGGCAAAATACAGAAAGAAAATGGACTGCAGtcgaaaaatgattttaagtAAGCTCAGGCCTTTTCAATAAAACCCCTGAGTGTTACTGTGATAATGGcttgacaatattttaaatgtatatatatatatttttcgtcaatgtgttcactgagtaccttcgtactcagccctgcatatatttctaaatgtgcaggttgatcGTGGAGGGGTGAAGCAAGTGCTGTGGAGGGCAGACTAGTAGCTATATAAGAATAAAACTCTCGTAGGTTCATGTCTCCACACATGAACCGCGTTCTTTTGCTTCCGCTGTGCCGTTAATAAGGCCTcgcttattttaaatttctaaactCTGATAAGTCGAACTTGTAAGAACAGTCTCTCAAGTCCCCTTGATCgagtatattttgatataagtaatttcctttattattataatttgtgtGTCTCCTTATGTCTTGACCTTAATTTCCCCTAATTTCTATCCTCGCTTCTTATAATCCCTCCATAGTCACGATAAACCGGGTTATGCTATCCTTAGCTAACTGCGGTCGAGACATCTTTGCCCTCTCTTATACAATTTCTTGGCTCTGCCCCTGAATGAGACAATTTCTTATGGACATTCTAAATAGccaaatgagactatttttcatgtacggaggaagtactatatatatatataaatttatatagaaactaaaagagaaaagaatatacaaaatataaagagtttttttttttggcttacGAAATACTATAAAGAGTTGAGACCTAAATCCTCAAGGCGACCACTACGGTAGCGGCGAGCTCCCAGAGACGACTGTGCTGGGGAAGTCGTGCTGGGCCACCCTATTCTTTTCGGGCCTACTTTTAATTCTGAAGGGCCAGCATTATTAATATTTCGATTTGATAATGGGttaatttcaatcaaattCTTAATAAGATTATCATGGAATATTATTGTGCTGAGTTTTTCGATATTGAGTCCAGAGCCTTTGTCCTAGCGGCAAGGAGTTTAGACATTATTGTTTGAGTTGCCGAAAGTTTTCTGATATTGATAcgttaagtttatttttttaagtaaagaATGTGATAGAAAATATGGAGGctgataaaatatactcctactaacAAAAATTccttatattttctttctttttttttttataaatttataatcaacaaaaatccACACAATCACAATatcttataaaaatttaaatacgaCCCATATCTGATGCGGGTCAGGTGCCCATTGGATTCTCTTAAAGCGTATTaaattcaactatttttttaatactatgcgATAAGGGAATATTCATATCCGTAAGATTATTGCAAAATTCACGTGTGATTTGACTACATACCTAacccacatatatatatactcataCATAATCCGCCACCTTTAATTCCTTATACTAATGTCATGTTTCATGTACAATTTTCCACTCTTAGCTTAAGACAGCCAACTAGTTAATTTTTGCAAGTATTTTAACATGAGATTAGGATATATTCGTATCCATATGATATCAGCATTATTAATCATACATAAGCCACACATATAATGTTATTGCTTAGCTTCATGTACAATTTTCCATGCTAGGCTTAAGACATCCCACTACGCGCAGTCACATGAGCCGtcacataatataatactcctactattattaggatataattattaattataattaatgagTAGTCACTTAAAACAATTACTATTCTTAGTATGGAACATTTGACAAACATATTTACTAATATTAGGTTATAATGACTTAATGAGTGGTCACgtgatataataataataataataataataataataataataataataataataataatattattattattattattattattattattattattattattattaggtAACGAAGTGCACCATAGTTAAATGTAGGTGTTTGGTATAGGTAATAAAGTGGAGTAATTTTTCTAGGTACATCAAAaagtggagtaatattttaggtacatcaaaaaatctagAAAGTTTTTCCTCTTTAAACATTTAGACTAGAAAGTGGagtatactttattttattttatacaaaacagttttaaattaatactgaTACCattaaattcacaaatcaTCTAAAAATAGAAGTTCAATTTGGccattttttctatattttaaataaataaaataacaaattgaaTTTCTGACTTTTAGATAATTGTTATTAAATTAACCCAATAGCAATCCAACTCAACACAATTTGTTTACCCCTAGTTTTTTACGTATTTCTACAAATAATATGGGACGAAAAGGAGTGATCGAACACTAAATTATCAAGCAAAAGACATCCCACTAATAAttgcaaatattttaatagtatgaGATTAGGGGAAATTCATATCCATATGATATCAGTATAAATTCACGTAATTGAATACCGAATATCCATACCTAATCCGCCACGTAATTCACGTGATTGAacagtactagtatattataatGTTGTCTCTGCATACGAAAATAATGGTTGAATTATTGAGAGGGACAATTAGTTTTCCACTCTTCACAACAAGTTAGCAAATtgcttaattatattattttgtattcatatgattttaaatCGTTTCTGTAACTGTGTTAATTGTGGCTGTATActgaaaatttatgaaagaaataatgatgatagtattaaattatgaaatatcaGAGTTTCTTATTCATCTCattgtttaaaaattattttttggtgaTGTTGAAAACATTAtgttctaaaaataataaaagaaaaaaaaatgaaaatgaaaaaattcctcattttattgttaatatattatttgagtATCATCAGAAGACATCGTCTCGTAcattaataaaacatttaaaatgaattgaaactTTTTTGTCTAACATCCtattttaaaactttctaaaactcgttaaaattgcacaaaaaatttatttattcagaTAGCTAGATATAATTCTTGCATATTATACTATGCCCATTTATGCGACCAGCCGACGTGGTCCATCATTGAACCTATAGACTTAATAGTTTTTTAATTcgcatattaaaaaataattatacgtTATAACATTTcccaataaaaaaagaaaaggtgcATCTATAAATTGGTGGATGATCTCTTTCAGTATCATAgcattatcaaaattataatattagagAAACACAAATTAAGAAAGCtaagtttactatttttgtagaAATGGCTGCAGCAAATATTTCGAGTGCTAATTCAAGCAACGTGAGGCATATCCGCCCTCCCACCGTCTCATACAAGCCAAGCATGTGGGGTGACATTTTCTCTACATTTTCTTTCGATAATCAggtattttattactataatttaaccATGGTGTGATGATATGTACGTGCCATAATCACCttttaatttggaaaaaaattaaaataatgaattttatatttcgaAACGCTGAAGATACCGACGAACGAAATTGGTGTGTATAGGTGCAGGAGAAGTACTCTAAGGAAATAGAAGAATTGACTAAGGAAATTGGAGGAATGTTAATGGCAGCAGAGTCTACGAAATTGTTGATATTGATCGACAAAATTGAGCGTTTGGGTGTCGCGTATCATTTTGAGAAGGAGATCGAAGAGAAGCTCAAACTAATTTATGAATCGGGAAAGGAACATGAAGGCGTCGACGACGACTTGCTCACTACTGCGCTTAGATTTCGTTTGCTCAGGCAACATCAGTATGCCGTGTCTTGCGGTATGTCACGTATTAGTTTATACTATTTTGATTAAGATGgcaacaattaatttttatataatgttcaataaatttatgacTTACTAGGATGGatccaatttttatataattgataatttataTGATCACATATTGATTATACAGatgttttcaacaaattcGTCGAGAAAGACTACAAATGGAAACCAGAAAACCATGGCAACGACATCGAAGGCATCCTAAGTTTGTACGAGGCAGCTCATGTACGAATTCGCAACGAAAAAATACTAGACGAAGCTGCAAAATTCACAGTCGATCAACTGAATCAAATGCTATCAACATTAGATCAGTCTCCCATTGTGAAAGAGAAAGTGCAACAAGCTTTGAAGCACTCCATTCATAGAGGCCTTCCAGTTTTAAATATCCGATTCTACATTTCCATCTATGAAAGAGAAGGAACAACCGATGAATTACTTCTCAAATTAGCCAaactcaatttcaatttcttgcAGAATATCTACAGGAAAGAGTTGGATGAACTCACAAGGTAAAATTCATTacaacatgatttttttttactaaattttaagaaaaataaaaaaatgccaACATGCCTTATTTTTTGGTGAAGGTGGTGGGATAAATTTGACTTAAAGAACAAACTGCCATATGCAAGAGACAGAGTTGTGGAGTGTTATCTTTGGGGCAATGCGTTACGCTACGAACCTCAATACTCTTACGTTCGAGTAACTGTGGCCAAGAACATGCAACTTGTGTCGATTATGGACGACACCTATGATAATTATGCTACACTTGAAGAGGATGATCTTTTCACCGAGATTCTCGAGAGGTACATTTTAATACACCCCCTTGCCTATCATTAAATGCCCCAATTTTACTTGGTacaacttttatatattagctATATAGGTGAAGTGAGACAGTAGAATGTGAGGcgcatttaaaaaagttacttattcaccatttttaaaatttttcagGTGGAATTTGGATGAGATTGATGTGCTCCCTGATTTCATGAAAGTTGTTTATAGATTCATTATGAGTACTTATGAAGATTTTGTAGTTGATGCtgaaaagaaaggaaaatcaTTCGTTGTTCCTTACTACAGAGAAACAGTAAGCCTTATTATTAGTCGAAATCGTATATTGTGAAATTACAATTACACCCTTCATCAAAGTTCAAAACACTTCTCCATCCCTTTTGTCAATACTCCCTTCGACTAAATCTATTATAAATTCCaagaaataaaagttaatGCTCCTTTTTTTGTGACAATGAATAAGGTGAAGCAGCTTGGTAGGGCTTATAACAAAGAGCAGAAGTGGATTATGGAAAGGCAAATGCCAGGTTTCGAAGAATACATGACGAATTCAGTGATCACGAGCTGTATGTATGTGATGTTCACATCTCTTGTCCCTGGCATGAAATCTATTGATGAAGCAGCAGTTCAATGGCTCCTCAGTGAGCCCAAAATCGTCATTTCTACGGCCAAGATGGGTCGAACCCTCGAAGACTTGGGCAGTCATGAAGTAAGTCATACTAGTACGTACATAAATAATGTTGATTACATGTATATAGTTAAATGACTAATTAAAAGTTCATATTTGACGATGAAGCGCGAGAATAGGGACGGGAAAATGGCGACAGTGGTGGATTGCTACATGAATGACAAAGGCGTGTCGAAGCAAGAAGCGATTAGTGAGTTTGTGGAGCTTGTTGAGAATGGATGGGAAGATGTAACTGCAGAGTGGGCAAAGGGAAGTAGCACGGTGCCTAAGGAAATGGTGGAGCTACTGTTAAACTACGGTCGAATAGCTGAGATCACTTACAATAATAAAGAAGA containing:
- the LOC125199919 gene encoding gamma-cadinene synthase-like, with the translated sequence MAAANISSANSSNVRHIRPPTVSYKPSMWGDIFSTFSFDNQVQEKYSKEIEELTKEIGGMLMAAESTKLLILIDKIERLGVAYHFEKEIEEKLKLIYESGKEHEGVDDDLLTTALRFRLLRQHQYAVSCDVFNKFVEKDYKWKPENHGNDIEGILSLYEAAHVRIRNEKILDEAAKFTVDQLNQMLSTLDQSPIVKEKVQQALKHSIHRGLPVLNIRFYISIYEREGTTDELLLKLAKLNFNFLQNIYRKELDELTRWWDKFDLKNKLPYARDRVVECYLWGNALRYEPQYSYVRVTVAKNMQLVSIMDDTYDNYATLEEDDLFTEILERWNLDEIDVLPDFMKVVYRFIMSTYEDFVVDAEKKGKSFVVPYYRETVKQLGRAYNKEQKWIMERQMPGFEEYMTNSVITSCMYVMFTSLVPGMKSIDEAAVQWLLSEPKIVISTAKMGRTLEDLGSHERENRDGKMATVVDCYMNDKGVSKQEAISEFVELVENGWEDVTAEWAKGSSTVPKEMVELLLNYGRIAEITYNNKEDGYTDPEKYLGPLIAALYVDPLPLHV